A stretch of Aerococcaceae bacterium zg-252 DNA encodes these proteins:
- a CDS encoding galactose ABC transporter substrate-binding protein gives MKKIILSFLALMLVLVSYVPTQVRAEGKTYEIGVAIYQYNDNFMTLFRNELASYFEELGKKDGNTYNLEFQDGKNDQATQTEQLNNFIAQGKDLLIANLVDPTGADQIILSAQSANIPVVLINREPASSTLELWPGKTAYVGVDARQSGVYQGEIIAGLENHGDVNGDGVVKYIMIQGDAGNVDAEQRTKYSVETLDKTIKTEILGEAQRGNWDQAKGQEIAANALSQYGDDLEVIFSNNDGMALGAVQAINGAGREINKDIYVVGVDALPEVVELIGKGQFTGTVLNDHFNQSHTAAEVAIKLLNGEEVSPYFWHDYVKATKPEDAQLKRLDYREETIEQYQTRIKEAYGE, from the coding sequence ATGAAAAAAATTATTTTATCATTTTTAGCTTTGATGCTAGTGTTAGTATCATATGTACCAACTCAAGTAAGAGCTGAAGGCAAAACCTATGAAATTGGTGTTGCTATTTATCAATACAACGATAATTTCATGACATTATTCCGTAATGAATTAGCGTCATACTTTGAAGAATTAGGTAAAAAAGATGGCAATACATACAATTTAGAATTCCAAGACGGTAAAAATGACCAAGCTACTCAAACTGAGCAATTAAATAACTTTATTGCACAAGGTAAAGATTTATTAATCGCTAACTTAGTAGACCCAACTGGTGCAGACCAAATCATCTTGAGTGCACAAAGTGCAAATATTCCAGTAGTATTAATCAACCGTGAACCAGCATCTTCAACATTAGAATTATGGCCTGGTAAAACAGCTTATGTTGGGGTTGATGCTCGTCAATCAGGAGTTTACCAAGGTGAAATTATTGCAGGTTTAGAAAATCATGGTGATGTTAACGGCGACGGCGTTGTTAAATATATCATGATTCAAGGTGACGCTGGTAACGTTGATGCAGAACAACGTACTAAATACTCAGTTGAAACTTTAGATAAAACAATCAAAACAGAAATTCTTGGTGAAGCACAACGTGGTAACTGGGATCAAGCAAAAGGACAAGAAATTGCAGCGAACGCTTTAAGCCAATATGGTGATGACTTAGAAGTTATCTTCTCCAACAATGACGGTATGGCATTAGGTGCTGTTCAAGCAATCAATGGTGCTGGTCGTGAAATTAACAAAGATATCTACGTTGTAGGTGTTGACGCATTACCAGAAGTTGTAGAATTAATCGGTAAAGGTCAATTCACAGGTACAGTATTAAATGACCACTTCAACCAATCACATACAGCTGCTGAAGTAGCTATCAAATTATTAAATGGTGAAGAAGTTTCTCCATACTTCTGGCATGATTATGTTAAAGCAACTAAACCAGAAGATGCTCAGTTAAAACGTTTAGACTATCGTGAAGAAACGATTGAACAATATCAAACACGTATTAAAGAAGCATATGGTGAATAA
- a CDS encoding sugar ABC transporter ATP-binding protein — MEKQVLLEMKDIEKVFPGVKALDKAQLTVKAGTVHALMGENGAGKSTLMKCLYGIYFRDNGSVVLEGKEVNFTNSKEALDHGVAMIHQELQPIPEMTIAENMFLGNYPKKGLLVDHEKMEEEAKKFLDIIGLNVSPKMKLGELTISQQQSVEIAKAVSHRAKILIMDEPTSSLTAAEVENLFKVIDALRETGMGIIYISHKMDEILRISNEITIMRDGQYVGTFDSQEITINEIIKHMVGRELVNQFPIKDFGPGENNILEVKNYTSPNPLSFKDCSFELKEGEILGVAGLVGAQRSELMEAIFGLRESLPGAEIIHRGKTIHINDPKEAIKNGFALVTEDRRGSGIFGVLSVSDNTITASLNNYRSKLGLLSEKHIAEVVMDGIKSMRTKTPSPETAIQNLSGGNQQKVILARWLATNPDILILDEPTRGIDVGAKYEIYEIINRLAKQGKSIIVISSEMSEILGLSDRIMVMCEGKISGFLDAKEATQEKVMDLATKFMQS; from the coding sequence GTGGAAAAACAAGTGTTGCTAGAAATGAAAGACATTGAAAAAGTTTTCCCAGGTGTTAAAGCGTTAGATAAAGCACAATTAACAGTAAAAGCCGGTACAGTTCATGCTTTAATGGGTGAAAATGGGGCAGGTAAATCTACTTTAATGAAGTGCTTATATGGAATTTATTTTCGTGATAATGGTTCAGTGGTACTAGAGGGAAAAGAAGTAAATTTCACAAATTCTAAAGAAGCATTGGACCATGGTGTTGCAATGATTCATCAAGAATTACAACCTATTCCGGAGATGACAATTGCTGAAAACATGTTTTTAGGAAATTATCCGAAAAAAGGCTTATTGGTTGACCATGAGAAAATGGAAGAAGAAGCTAAGAAGTTTTTAGATATTATTGGATTAAATGTTTCACCAAAAATGAAATTAGGTGAGTTGACGATTTCGCAACAACAATCCGTAGAAATTGCGAAAGCCGTTTCTCATCGGGCAAAAATATTAATCATGGATGAGCCTACTTCATCATTAACGGCTGCTGAAGTTGAAAATTTATTTAAAGTTATTGATGCGTTAAGAGAAACAGGAATGGGAATTATTTATATATCACATAAGATGGATGAAATTTTACGTATCTCTAATGAAATAACGATTATGCGTGACGGTCAATATGTTGGAACTTTTGACTCTCAGGAAATTACCATTAATGAAATTATTAAGCACATGGTAGGACGTGAATTGGTTAACCAATTTCCTATTAAAGATTTTGGGCCAGGTGAAAATAATATTTTAGAAGTGAAAAACTATACATCGCCTAATCCACTTTCGTTTAAAGATTGTTCATTTGAATTGAAAGAAGGAGAAATTCTTGGTGTTGCCGGTTTAGTAGGGGCACAACGTTCAGAATTAATGGAAGCTATCTTTGGTTTAAGAGAAAGCTTACCAGGTGCTGAAATCATTCACCGTGGTAAAACGATTCATATTAATGACCCTAAAGAAGCGATTAAAAATGGTTTTGCTTTAGTGACAGAAGATAGACGTGGTTCAGGAATTTTTGGTGTGCTATCTGTCAGTGATAATACGATTACGGCATCTTTAAATAATTATCGTTCAAAACTTGGTTTATTAAGTGAAAAACATATCGCTGAAGTTGTAATGGACGGTATTAAGAGTATGCGTACGAAAACGCCAAGTCCAGAAACTGCTATTCAAAACTTATCTGGTGGTAATCAACAAAAAGTTATTTTAGCCCGTTGGTTAGCGACTAATCCAGATATTTTGATTTTAGATGAGCCGACACGTGGTATTGACGTGGGTGCCAAATATGAGATTTATGAAATTATTAATCGACTTGCCAAACAAGGAAAATCAATTATCGTTATTTCATCAGAAATGAGTGAAATTCTCGGGTTGTCTGACCGTATCATGGTAATGTGTGAAGGAAAAATTTCTGGTTTCTTAGATGCTAAAGAAGCGACACAAGAAAAAGTAATGGACTTAGCAACTAAGTTCATGCAAAGTTAG
- a CDS encoding beta-methylgalactoside transporter, producing MSEKINGIIKPKRSFKEQVIENALIVVIILMVIYTAFSAKNFISFNNLKNILANVSVRFIIALGISGPLIIRGTDLSAGRIVGITSVVTAIFLQRSDAPGVMYPNIAGSPIIVALLAALAVGLLFGAINGLIISRLNVPPFIATLGTQIAIYGLNMMLSQNAPIGSLNQTFTRFGAQGVKIGGLQIPYLSFVAIVAGIVMYILYRYTVYGKQMYAIGGNEVAAEVSGVNTGKSKLMIYCLAGTLYAVAGFLLTAKTGSSAVTAGTGYELEAIAAATIGGVSTAGGVGRVPGILIGVLVFELLKTCLQFLGITPEMTNVFQGIVIVAAVSLDIRKTMRKK from the coding sequence ATGAGTGAAAAAATAAATGGAATAATTAAGCCTAAACGCAGTTTTAAAGAACAAGTTATTGAAAATGCCTTAATTGTAGTTATCATTTTAATGGTGATTTATACAGCGTTTAGTGCTAAAAACTTTATTAGTTTTAACAATTTAAAAAATATTTTAGCCAATGTATCTGTACGTTTTATTATTGCATTGGGGATTTCAGGGCCACTGATTATTCGTGGTACCGACTTATCTGCAGGGCGTATCGTTGGGATTACTTCCGTAGTGACAGCTATCTTCTTACAAAGATCAGATGCACCGGGGGTTATGTATCCAAATATTGCAGGTTCTCCGATTATTGTAGCATTATTAGCGGCTTTAGCTGTGGGTCTTTTATTTGGTGCGATTAATGGTTTGATTATTTCACGTTTAAATGTACCACCATTTATTGCGACATTGGGTACACAAATTGCTATTTACGGTTTGAATATGATGCTTTCACAAAATGCTCCAATTGGTTCATTAAATCAAACGTTTACTCGTTTTGGAGCACAGGGTGTTAAAATTGGTGGACTTCAAATACCATATCTTTCATTTGTGGCAATTGTTGCCGGTATTGTAATGTATATTTTATATCGTTATACAGTTTATGGTAAACAAATGTATGCGATTGGTGGTAATGAGGTTGCGGCTGAAGTATCTGGGGTTAACACTGGAAAATCTAAATTAATGATTTACTGTTTAGCAGGTACGCTGTATGCAGTCGCTGGTTTCTTATTAACTGCAAAAACTGGTTCTTCAGCTGTAACAGCTGGTACTGGGTATGAGTTAGAAGCCATTGCTGCCGCTACAATCGGTGGGGTTTCAACTGCCGGTGGGGTTGGTCGTGTACCAGGTATTTTAATTGGGGTTTTAGTCTTTGAATTATTAAAAACATGTTTACAATTCTTGGGAATTACACCAGAGATGACAAACGTGTTCCAAGGTATTGTTATTGTGGCAGCTGTATCATTAGATATTCGTAAAACAATGCGTAAAAAATAA
- a CDS encoding HAD family phosphatase — protein sequence MKQHLIAIDLDGTTLNDQSQLSPATIQALRAVSEQGHLVCIVTGRPFRNSENIYNEIGIAAPIVNFNGALCHFPGKEKFIPSYHMPLSKEIAFDLIANQDALEIDLLCAEGRDRLFTTSMNLPDSPFYPVDLAMVDRLNRESLTYDPTAITIFSSEEKMSKIEQNITKHYGDEVYVRTWGGILPCLEVVNKQINKAYGVQRIAEFYRIPVDNILAFGDENNDIEMIQFAGLGVAMKNATEEVKAVANDVTRYTNDEDGLADYLTHYFNL from the coding sequence ATGAAACAACATTTAATTGCAATTGATTTAGATGGTACAACATTGAATGACCAATCTCAGCTATCACCTGCTACCATTCAAGCATTAAGAGCTGTTAGCGAGCAAGGTCATCTTGTCTGTATTGTGACAGGACGTCCATTTCGCAATAGTGAAAACATCTATAATGAAATTGGTATCGCAGCACCAATCGTTAACTTTAATGGTGCTCTTTGCCATTTCCCAGGTAAAGAAAAATTCATTCCGAGTTATCATATGCCTTTAAGCAAAGAAATTGCTTTTGACTTGATTGCCAACCAAGATGCACTTGAAATTGACTTACTTTGTGCTGAGGGACGTGACCGTTTATTTACCACTTCAATGAATTTACCGGATAGCCCCTTTTATCCTGTTGACTTGGCAATGGTAGATCGACTGAATCGTGAATCATTAACCTATGACCCAACGGCAATTACAATCTTTTCATCCGAAGAGAAAATGTCAAAAATTGAACAAAATATTACTAAGCACTACGGTGACGAAGTTTATGTAAGAACATGGGGTGGTATCCTACCTTGTTTAGAAGTAGTCAATAAACAAATCAATAAAGCCTATGGTGTACAACGCATTGCTGAATTTTACCGTATTCCAGTCGATAATATTTTAGCATTCGGCGATGAAAATAATGACATTGAAATGATTCAATTTGCAGGCTTAGGTGTTGCCATGAAAAATGCGACCGAAGAAGTCAAAGCTGTTGCCAATGATGTAACTCGCTATACTAATGATGAAGACGGATTAGCTGATTACTTAACACACTATTTTAATTTATAA
- a CDS encoding metal-sulfur cluster assembly factor, which translates to MSEWQENEEIVAALETVIDPELGIDLVNLGLIYHVTIDDEGVCLVEMTLTTMGCPLADIIVADVKQALMKLDFIQEVNVEFVWYPAWGPERMSRYAKISLGMPF; encoded by the coding sequence TTGTCTGAATGGCAGGAAAATGAAGAAATAGTTGCTGCACTGGAAACGGTTATTGACCCAGAATTAGGGATTGATTTGGTGAATTTAGGATTGATATATCATGTAACCATTGATGATGAAGGTGTATGTTTAGTTGAAATGACATTAACTACTATGGGTTGCCCATTAGCCGATATTATTGTGGCTGATGTCAAGCAAGCCTTAATGAAACTTGATTTTATACAAGAAGTGAATGTGGAATTTGTATGGTATCCAGCATGGGGGCCAGAACGAATGTCACGTTATGCAAAAATATCATTGGGTATGCCATTTTAA
- a CDS encoding 1-acyl-sn-glycerol-3-phosphate acyltransferase, which yields MSFYQFAVHLIKIIFRLFNGRPIVTGLENIPSNQPVIIAGTHRSQTDPFFIAEIVYPREVAFMAKSSLFKHKFLAKLLTAGKVFPVNRDKPSATSIKHAVKVLQDGTTLGIFPSGSRHTTEIKGGTAFIQKLSQAPIVPVAIQPPIGFWQFITRKKAKIAFGTPIMYNPDIKYDKTVLAEIDQQIATQFEQLDAQIDPSYQYIPKKK from the coding sequence TTGTCATTTTATCAATTTGCTGTTCATTTAATTAAAATTATCTTTCGTCTATTCAATGGTCGTCCCATTGTAACAGGGCTTGAAAATATCCCAAGTAATCAACCAGTCATTATCGCTGGAACACATCGTTCACAGACCGACCCATTTTTCATTGCCGAAATAGTCTACCCTAGAGAAGTTGCCTTTATGGCGAAAAGTTCGCTCTTTAAACATAAATTTTTGGCAAAACTCTTAACAGCCGGCAAAGTATTTCCAGTCAATCGTGACAAACCGTCTGCTACTTCAATTAAACATGCAGTCAAAGTGTTACAAGACGGAACCACACTCGGTATTTTCCCCTCTGGCTCTCGTCATACGACTGAAATTAAAGGGGGAACTGCATTTATCCAAAAATTAAGTCAAGCACCGATTGTTCCAGTAGCGATTCAACCACCTATTGGTTTTTGGCAATTTATTACACGAAAAAAAGCTAAAATCGCATTCGGTACACCAATTATGTACAATCCAGATATTAAATACGATAAAACTGTTTTAGCAGAGATTGACCAACAAATCGCTACTCAATTTGAACAATTAGACGCCCAAATTGACCCAAGCTATCAATATATTCCTAAGAAAAAATAA
- a CDS encoding glutaminyl-peptide cyclotransferase, with translation MKQWKQMIALFGSIIGLISSSLSVFAIGEAILVERLPSDESAFVQGFELLDDGTLLISTGLYGQSRIQTLSPKNGKVKIQAKLDSDLFGEGITSTDTAIWQLTWKEGVAFKRDKKNLSHFTPYYFDGEGWGLAYDSNEKVLWHSDGTSHLMKRSADNFELLDTITVKDGFLELGNINELEFANDAIYANIWHTNTIVKIDTQTGEVVKKWDLTSLVQTLKFEEENVNRVLNGIAHIEDNLFYVTGKLYPEIWKVNLQ, from the coding sequence ATGAAACAATGGAAACAAATGATTGCTCTTTTTGGGAGTATCATCGGATTAATTAGTAGCTCACTTTCAGTCTTTGCTATAGGTGAGGCGATTCTTGTTGAGAGATTACCGAGTGACGAATCAGCGTTTGTACAAGGATTTGAATTATTAGATGACGGCACTTTATTAATTTCGACAGGTTTATATGGACAATCTCGCATTCAAACTTTGTCACCTAAAAATGGTAAGGTTAAAATTCAAGCAAAATTAGATAGTGATTTATTTGGTGAGGGTATCACGAGTACCGATACGGCGATTTGGCAATTAACTTGGAAAGAGGGGGTTGCCTTTAAGCGTGACAAAAAGAATTTATCGCATTTCACTCCATATTATTTTGACGGAGAGGGTTGGGGTTTAGCTTATGATTCGAATGAAAAAGTACTATGGCATTCGGACGGTACTAGTCATTTGATGAAACGTAGTGCAGATAATTTTGAATTATTAGATACGATTACAGTCAAAGACGGTTTTTTAGAGTTGGGTAATATCAATGAATTGGAATTTGCGAATGATGCGATTTATGCGAATATTTGGCATACAAATACTATTGTAAAAATTGATACGCAGACCGGTGAAGTGGTTAAAAAATGGGATTTAACGAGTTTAGTGCAAACATTGAAGTTTGAAGAAGAAAATGTTAATCGAGTGTTAAATGGTATTGCCCATATCGAAGACAATCTCTTTTATGTGACTGGAAAACTTTATCCAGAGATTTGGAAAGTGAATTTACAGTAG
- the tgt gene encoding tRNA guanosine(34) transglycosylase Tgt has translation MSEPVIRYELIKEEKYTGARLGKLHTPHGTFDTPMYMPVGTLATVKGLSPEELKDMGAQIVLSNTYHLWLRPGEDLVAEAGGLHKFMNWNRGILTDSGGFQVFSLSDIRRIEEEGVYFRNHINGEKLFLSPEKAIHIENQLGADIMMSFDECPPFDQTHDYVEKSIARTTRWAERGLKAHARPHDQALFGILQGAGYKDLRLAHARDMISLDFPGYSIGGLSVGETKEEMNTVLDYLTPIMPKNKPRYLMGVGSPDSLIDGAIRGVDMFDCVLATRIARNGTTMTSTGRLVVKNAAYARDFRPLDEHCDCYTCRNYSRAYLRHLFKADEMFGLRLASIHNVHFLLNLMKQVRENIKNDTLLEFRQDFFERYGYNKENARAF, from the coding sequence TTGAGTGAACCAGTTATTCGATACGAATTAATTAAAGAAGAAAAATATACAGGAGCTCGTCTTGGTAAGTTGCATACTCCACATGGCACATTTGATACGCCAATGTATATGCCAGTAGGAACATTAGCAACGGTTAAAGGATTATCTCCAGAAGAATTAAAAGATATGGGTGCCCAAATTGTTTTGAGTAATACCTATCATTTATGGTTGCGTCCTGGAGAAGATTTAGTAGCTGAAGCAGGTGGCTTGCATAAATTTATGAATTGGAATCGTGGTATTTTAACGGATTCAGGTGGTTTCCAAGTATTTTCATTGAGTGACATTCGTCGCATTGAAGAAGAGGGAGTGTATTTTAGAAATCACATCAATGGTGAGAAATTATTTTTATCTCCTGAAAAAGCGATTCATATCGAAAACCAATTAGGTGCTGATATTATGATGAGTTTTGATGAGTGTCCACCATTCGACCAAACGCATGATTACGTTGAAAAATCAATTGCTCGTACGACACGTTGGGCTGAAAGAGGATTAAAAGCACATGCTCGTCCACATGACCAGGCTTTATTTGGTATTTTACAAGGTGCTGGGTATAAAGATTTACGTTTGGCACATGCTCGTGACATGATTAGTTTGGATTTCCCAGGATATTCTATTGGAGGATTATCCGTTGGCGAAACCAAAGAAGAGATGAATACTGTATTGGATTACTTAACACCAATCATGCCTAAAAATAAACCACGTTACTTAATGGGAGTTGGTTCACCTGATTCATTGATTGACGGTGCGATTCGTGGTGTGGATATGTTTGACTGCGTATTAGCAACTCGTATTGCTCGTAATGGGACAACGATGACGAGTACTGGTCGTTTAGTGGTAAAAAATGCTGCTTATGCACGTGACTTTAGACCATTAGATGAGCATTGCGACTGCTATACTTGTCGTAATTATTCTCGTGCTTACTTACGTCATTTATTTAAAGCTGATGAAATGTTTGGATTGAGATTAGCATCAATTCATAATGTTCATTTCTTGCTCAACTTAATGAAACAAGTGCGTGAAAATATTAAAAATGATACTTTATTAGAATTTCGTCAAGATTTCTTTGAACGCTATGGCTATAATAAAGAAAATGCACGTGCATTTTAG
- the yajC gene encoding preprotein translocase subunit YajC has translation MEALIGTFLPFLLIMGVMWFLMIRPQQKQAKARQAMIDGMHPGNHVVTIGGLHGVLEEVNRATQTVVIDCEGVYLTFNLSAISTVKEATSTPEVEEVADVEEMPVDSDVVAES, from the coding sequence ATGGAAGCATTAATCGGAACATTTTTACCATTTTTATTAATTATGGGTGTGATGTGGTTCTTAATGATTCGTCCACAACAGAAGCAAGCAAAAGCACGTCAAGCGATGATTGACGGAATGCATCCAGGAAATCACGTAGTGACAATCGGTGGTTTACATGGTGTACTAGAAGAAGTTAATCGTGCTACACAAACGGTTGTTATCGATTGCGAGGGTGTTTACTTAACATTTAATTTATCTGCTATCAGTACGGTTAAAGAAGCAACATCAACACCTGAAGTTGAGGAAGTTGCAGATGTTGAAGAAATGCCAGTTGATTCAGATGTAGTTGCTGAAAGCTAA
- a CDS encoding helix-turn-helix domain-containing protein — protein sequence MKPIGELIKALRQRDLMSQKQLAHRLHVTRQAVSNWENNKAQPDVELLTELARIFNITLDELVNGFCDINTQKSPSSDCHVKSLVELPTTEVSMNQTFNRSKNNPLLSAKEKLVLMTTPLIIAVIHCVLAVLGFNPFIGVMIAPVFSVIVMLFMTFSFENSIKTNDFSLIAGFKSDAYQDIESYVRQLRSLLLLVGVWTLLINILYFLLYTIDSANQMQVSTIILLVYIVGIGSFTAIVSFKYKK from the coding sequence ATGAAACCAATAGGCGAATTAATTAAAGCATTACGTCAACGTGATTTAATGTCACAAAAACAATTAGCACATAGATTACATGTGACCCGACAAGCAGTTTCTAATTGGGAAAATAACAAAGCGCAACCAGATGTGGAGCTATTAACGGAATTAGCGCGCATTTTTAATATTACATTGGATGAATTAGTGAATGGATTTTGTGATATTAATACGCAGAAGAGTCCATCTAGCGATTGTCATGTCAAATCACTGGTTGAATTACCGACGACAGAGGTTTCAATGAATCAAACTTTCAATCGCTCAAAAAATAATCCCTTATTATCAGCAAAAGAAAAGTTGGTTTTGATGACTACCCCTCTGATAATAGCAGTTATTCATTGTGTTTTGGCTGTACTTGGTTTCAATCCTTTCATAGGTGTGATGATTGCGCCAGTTTTTTCAGTTATTGTAATGCTATTTATGACATTTAGTTTTGAAAATAGTATCAAAACAAATGATTTCTCACTGATTGCTGGCTTCAAATCAGATGCTTATCAGGATATTGAAAGCTATGTAAGACAATTACGTTCACTGCTACTCTTAGTAGGTGTTTGGACACTGTTAATTAATATATTATATTTTCTTCTTTATACAATTGATTCCGCTAATCAAATGCAAGTAAGCACCATTATTTTGTTGGTTTATATAGTAGGAATAGGTAGTTTTACAGCAATTGTAAGCTTTAAATATAAAAAGTAA
- the rimP gene encoding ribosome maturation factor RimP, whose amino-acid sequence MSAIIEKVTPIVTPIVESLGCELVDMEYVKEGKNWYLRIYADKPGRIDIDDCAAISEKLSEALDAIQPDPFPEAYFLEVSSPGAERPLKTPEAIAQAIGEYVHFDYYVPQHGEKQHEGFLLEITDETYELQVRIKTVTKQLSIDKKAVAKARLAIQF is encoded by the coding sequence ATGAGTGCAATTATTGAAAAAGTAACGCCAATCGTGACGCCGATTGTTGAGTCACTTGGCTGTGAGTTAGTGGATATGGAATATGTGAAAGAGGGTAAAAATTGGTATTTACGAATTTATGCCGATAAACCAGGACGTATTGATATTGATGACTGTGCAGCAATCAGTGAAAAATTAAGCGAAGCCTTAGATGCGATTCAACCTGACCCATTTCCAGAGGCATACTTTTTAGAAGTGTCATCTCCAGGTGCTGAAAGACCATTAAAAACACCGGAAGCTATCGCACAAGCGATTGGGGAATATGTTCATTTTGATTACTATGTACCCCAACATGGTGAAAAGCAACATGAGGGGTTCTTGTTGGAAATAACTGATGAGACGTATGAATTACAAGTTCGCATTAAAACCGTAACCAAACAATTAAGTATTGATAAAAAAGCAGTCGCAAAAGCACGATTAGCTATTCAATTTTAG